One genomic window of Solanum dulcamara chromosome 12, daSolDulc1.2, whole genome shotgun sequence includes the following:
- the LOC129876943 gene encoding probable E3 ubiquitin-protein ligase HIP1, which yields MSTRRQTHHSSRNHTSSTNYRNQQQRQQQRGYNPRNEDDHDDEEKEDDVLKFLKIRTYYAPPQDEIDFEEVVADVESNMCGICQFEYEDEENIGELQCGHEYHTDCIKQWLLRKKDCPICRASVLPSQEQR from the coding sequence ATGAGTACTCGTCGTCAAACTCATCATTCTTCCCGTAATCACACTTCTTCAACCAATTATCGCAATCAGCAACAACGTCAACAACAACGAGGCTATAATCCGCGTAATGAGGATGATCATGACGATGAGGAGAAAGAGGATGATGTGTTGAAGTTTTTGAAAATAAGAACTTATTATGCTCCTCCTCAAGATGAAATCGATTTCGAAGAAGTAGTTGCTGATGTAGAATCAAATATGTGTGGTATATGCCAATTTGAATATGAAGACGAAGAGAATATAGGAGAGTTGCAGTGTGGACACGAATATCATACAGATTGCATCAAACAGTGGCTGTTGAGGAAAAAAGATTGTCCGATATGCAGAGCTTCAGTTTTGCCTTCACAAGAACAGAGATGA
- the LOC129876485 gene encoding L-type lectin-domain containing receptor kinase S.4-like — translation MFNFLTFLCFTISFSILASSKLDEFIFTRFNEPNNNNITLSGAAKISQNGFIQLTNDTSRLIGHAFCSSPFHFKNNSSTTNFTSFSFSTCFALAIVPEYPKLGGHGLAFTISPSKDFSTALPSQYLGLLNASDIGNFSNHIFAVEFDTVRDFEFGDIDDNHVGVNINSLESNTSAAAGYFTDDQLVKQDLTLKSGKVILVWVEYDSVTKLVNVTLSPISLKPKIPLLSYHLDVSPIFKEYMYVGFSASTGLLASSHYILGWSFKLNGEAKLLDLNSLPSLPGPKKKHTTGLIIIISVIVFVFALCSILIVFYLIRRFKNADVIEPWEFEIGPHRYSYQELKKGTRGFKESELLGRGGFGKVYKGVLRNSKGQIAVKRISHESKQGLREFVSEIASIGRLRHRNLVQLLGWCRHRGDLLLVYEFMPNGSLDNFLFDQPKRVLTWEQRFKIIKGVASGLLYLHEGYEQVVVHRDIKASNVLLDGELNGKLGDFGLARLYEHGSNPSTTKVVGTLGYLAPELSRTGRATTKTDVFAFGALLLEVVCGRRPIEHKAGPEEFVLVDLVWDKWREGKILDIVDYKLKGEFNESEVLMVLKLGLMCSNNKPLARPSIRQVVRYLEGEIGMPEAPTTQGSDDLEGFEFDESERWNTLGSTNIMIKSSSFTCLSNGDENSSTYVSFSTSPLPLLYSGEYT, via the coding sequence ATGTTCAATTTTCTCACATTCCTCTGCTTTACCATTTCTTTCTCAATTCTTGCTTCATCTAAACTTGATGAATTCATTTTTACAAGATTCAATGAaccaaataacaacaacataaccTTGAGTGGAGCAGCAAAAATAAGCCAGAATGGTTTTATTCAATTAACCAATGACACAAGTAGATTAATAGGACATGCATTTTGTTCTTCACCTTTCCATTTCAAGAACAACTCCAGTACTACTAATTTCACTTCCTTCTCTTTCTCTACGTGTTTCGCGTTGGCCATAGTCCCCGAATATCCAAAACTCGGAGGCCATGGCCTAGCGTTCACAATTTCTCCTTCAAAAGACTTTAGTACAGCTCTTCCTAGCCAGTACTTAGGCCTACTTAATGCAAGTGATATTGGTAACTTCTCTAACCACATTTTTGCTGTTGAATTCGACACGGTAAGAGATTTCGAGTTTGGGGACATTGATGATAACCATGTTGGTGTTAATATTAACAGCTTAGAATCCAATACATCTGCTGCAGCTGGCTATTTTACTGATGATCAGTTAGTGAAACAAGATTTGACTCTCAAAAGTGGAAAAGTTATTCTTGTTTGGGTAGAATATGACTCTGTTACAAAATTAGTTAATGTAACTCTTTCGCCAATTTCTTTAAAACCAAAAATTCCTCTTTTATCTTATCACTTAGATGTCTCTCCAATTTTTAAAGAATATATGTATGTTGGCTTCTCTGCTTCTACTGGTTTGCTTGCTAGTTCACATTACATTTTGGGTTGGAGCTTTAAGTTAAATGGAGAAGCAAAATTACTTGACTTGAATTCTCTGCCATCACTTCCTGGACCTAAGAAGAAGCATACTACTGGCCTAATTATAATCATCTCGGTTATAGTATTTGTGTTCGCGTTATGTTCAATCTTGATTGTTTTTTATTTAATCCGGAGATTCAAGAATGCTGATGTGATTGAGCCTTGGGAGTTTGAGATTGGTCCTCATAGATATTCGTATCAAGAACTCAAGAAAGGTACTAGAGGTTTTAAGGAGAGTGAACTACTAGGGCGTGGTGGATTTGGCAAAGTTTACAAGGGTGTTTTACGAAATTCAAAAGGACAAATCGCTGTGAAACGAATTTCTCATGAATCTAAACAAGGGTTAAGGGAATTTGTGTCTGAGATTGCGAGCATTGGAAGACTCCGTCATAGGAATTTGGTTCAATTGTTAGGATGGTGTAGACATCGTGGTGATTTATTGCTTGTGTATGAATTTATGCCTAATGGAAGTTTGGATAACTTCTTGTTTGATCAGCCAAAAAGGGTATTGACATGGGAACAAAGGTTCAAGATTATCAAAGGGGTTGCTTCTGGTTTACTTTACTTACATGAAGGCTATGAACAAGTCGTTGTACATAGAGACATTAAGGCTAGTAATGTGCTACTAGATGGTGAACTAAACGGTAAGCTTGGGGATTTTGGACTAGCAAGATTGTATGAGCACGGGTCAAATCCATCCACGACTAAAGTGGTAGGTACATTGGGTTACCTTGCACCAGAATTATCAAGAACAGGACGAGCTACTACAAAGACTGATGTGTTTGCCTTTGGTGCTTTGTTACTCGAGGTGGTTTGTGGACGTAGGCCAATTGAACACAAAGCAGGACCTGAGGAGTTCGTTCTGGTGGATTTGGTCTGGGATAAATGGAGAGAAGGGAAAATTCTTGACATTGTGGACTATAAATTGAAAGGCGAATTCAATGAGAGTGAGGTTTTAATGGTATTGAAATTAGGACTAATGTGCTCAAATAACAAGCCATTGGCGCGACCAAGCATTAGGCAAGTGGTAAGATACTTAGAAGGTGAAATTGGGATGCCTGAGGCTCCAACAACACAAGGTTCTGATGATCTTGAAGGATTTGAATTCGATGAAAGTGAACGTTGGAATACTTTAGGATCAACTAATATTATGATCAAGTCGAGTTCATTTACATGTTTGTCTAATGGAGATGAAAATAGTAGTACTTATGTTTCTTTTTCTACTTCACCACTTCCACTTCTATATAGTGGTGAATATACCTAG